DNA sequence from the Halocalculus aciditolerans genome:
TCCTCGCCCTCACGGGCGTCTGCTGGACCGCCGCCATCACGATGTACTTCGCGGCGCTCGCCGTCGCCGACGCCGTCGTCGTCGTCCCCATCTTCAACGCCAGCCCGCTCTTCACTGTGACGCTCGGGATTCTCCTCCTCGACGAAGCGCAGGGCGCGCGCCGTCGGACGGTCACGGGCGCGGTCGTCACGGTCGTCGGCGTCGTGCTCGTCACGCTCGGCTGAGGTCCCATGGGAACGTTTATCGGGGCGGCGGGAGCCTCCTAGAAGTATGCAGGTCGCCGTCATCGGCGCAGGCAGTATGGGTCACGGAATCGCGCAGGTCTCCGCGCAGGCCGGCCACGACGTCACGCTGAACGACGTGGACGACGAGCGCATCCAGGCCGGACTCGACAGTATCGAATCGAACCTCCAGGGCGGCGTCGACCGCGGGAAAGTCACCGAAGACGAGCGGGACGCGGCGCTCGACCGGCTCAGCGGGAACGCCGACCTCGAAGCCGCGGTCGCGGACGCCGACCTCGTCGTCGAGGCCGTCCCGGAGAACATGGACCTGAAGAAGGACATCTTCGAGCAGGTCGAAGAGGCGACAGGCGACGAGACGCTCATCGGGTCGAACACGTCGAGTCTCTCCGTGACGGAGCTCGCGAGCGTGCTCGACGACCCGACGCGAGCCATCGGCCTCCACTTCTTCAATCCGCCGCACATCATGCCGCTGGTGGAGATCGTCGTCGCCGAGCAGACGTCGAAGGCGACCGAGGACCGCGCGGTCGGCTACGTGGAAGGCCTGGAGAAAGAGCCCGTGGTCGTCCGCGACACCGCGGGCTTTGCGTCCTCCCGGCTGGGCGTCGCGCTCGGCCTCGAAGCCATCCGGATGGTCGAGGAAGGCGTCGCGTCAGTCGAGGACATCGACACGGCGATGGAGGAGGGGTACAGCCACCCGATGGGTCCTCTCGAACTCACGGACCTCGTGGGGCTGGACGTCCGCCTCGACATCGCGGAGTACCTCCGCGAGGAGCTCGGCGAGCGCTTCAAGCCGCCGCAGGAGCTGAAGCGGAAGGTGCGCGCGGGGAAGCTCGGGAAGAAGACGGGCGAGGGGTTCTACGTCTGGGAGGACGGAGAGGTCGTCGGCGTCTCCGGTGAGGTGGACGAATGAGCGACTCGCTCGCCGCCCGCTCGTTCGAGACGCTCCAAGTGGACGTCGGCGGCGACGCCGAGCGCGTGGCGACCGTGACCATCGACCGGCCGGACGCGCGGAACGCGCTCAACGGCGAGGTCCGCACGGAGCTGAAGGAGGCCGTGAAAGCCGCGGAGGACGACGACGGCGTGCGCGTGCTCGTCCTGACGGGGAACGCGGAGGGCGGGGCGTTCGTCGCGGGCGCGGACGTGACGGAGTTCGGCGACCGCGACCAGTTCGAGCAGCGGCGGGTGAGTCGGCGGCCGCGCGTCTACGAGACCGTCGCCGACGCGACGCTTCCCGTCATCGCGGCCATCAACGGGCACGCGCTCGGCGGGGGCTGCGAGCTCGCGCAGGCGTGCGATATCCGCATCGCGAAGCGCGGCGGGAAGTTCGGACAGCCCGAGATCAATCTCGGTCTCATCCCGGGCGGCGGCGGCACGCAGCGCCTCCCGGACCTCGTCGGCGAGGGCCAGGCGCTGAAGCTCATCCTCTCCGGCGAGCTCGTCGACGCCGACGAGGCCCGAGAGATGGGTCTCGTCGAGGAAGTCCACGACGAGGGCGAGTTCGAGGAGCGCGTCTACGACCTCGCGGGGGGTATCGCGGAGAAGAGCCCGCTCGCGCTCGAACTCGCGAAGGAGTCCGTCCGTGCGAGCTCGCGGATGGGGCGGCGCGAGGGCCTCGACTACGAGTCCGAGCTCTTCACCTCGCTCTTCGACACGGAGGACCTTCAGGAGGGCTTGGACGCGTTCTTCGAGGACCGCGAGCCCGAGTTCACGGGCGAATAGGCAGGCGCGTTTCCGAGTTTTTAAGCGGGTCGCCACGAGAGTGCGGTGTATGATAGCGCTCGACGACGAGCAGCGCATGGTACTGGACGCGATTCAGCAGGTCGCGGAGTCCGAGTTCGCGGAGAAGGCCTTCACTTGGCAGGGCGAGACGCCGTGGGAGAACGTCGAACTCCTCGCGGAGCAGGGCTTCCTCGGCATCAACATCGCGGAGGAGTACGGGGGCGGCGGAATGTCCGAGCTCGAGGCGATGCTCACCATCGAGGCGGTGGGCGAGGTCTGCCCGGACACGGCGCAGTTCCTCTACGAGCAACAGATGGTCGCGCCGCGCGCCGTCGAGATGTTCGGGAGCGACGCGGTGAAAGACGAGTATCTGCCGCGGGTGACGGGCGGGGAGACGATGATCGCCGTCGCCATCTCCGAGCCCGAGGCCGGCTCGGACGTCGGGTCGATGACCACCGAGGTAACCGAAGAGGACGGCGAGCTCGTCCTGAACGGGGAGAAGACGTGGGTGAGTTCGGTGCCGGAGTCGGCGGCGGCGGTGGTGTGGACGAAGTTCCCGGAGGGGCTCGGCACCGTGCTCCTCGACTTCGAGATGGACGGCGTCGAGGTGGCGGAGCACTACACGAACATGTCGGGGGCGACGCAGACGCAGTTCTACATGGAGGACGTCACGATTCCGGAGGAGAACGTCCTGACGCGGGGGCCGGAGGCGTTCAAGGCGCAGCTGAAGGCGTTGAACTGGGAGCGACTGGGGAGTGCGACGCTCGGGAACGCCGTGGCGCGCTGCGCAGTGGACAAGGCGCTCACGTACGCGGAGGACCGCGAGCAGTTCGGCCAGCCCATCGGGGAGTTCCAGGGGATGGAGTGGAAGTTCGCGGACATGGTGAAGCGTCTCGAAGCGTCGCGCGCGCTCACGTATCGGGCGGCGACGACGGCGGTCGAGCAGGGCCGCATTCCGGACCGGATGGAGACGAGCATCGCGAAGCTCTACTCGGCGGAGATGGTGGAGGACGTCGTGAGCGAGGCGCTGCAGGTGCACGGGTCGAACGGCTACCAGCAGGGTCATCCGCTGGAGTATCTGTACCGGATGCAGCGCGGCCGCCGCATCGCCGCGGGGACGGACGAGGTGCAGAAGAACCAGATCGCGAGCGTCCTGCAGAAACAGGGCCTCCCCGACCTCGCCTGAGACGAATCGGGGCGAACGGCCGACGGCGGCGGCGCGATACTTGCCGGGTTCGTCGCGGGTGACGAAACCGAAACCCGCAATCGGTTTCGCATCAGTGAACTTTATGTGGATGTGGGGAGGACGAGGAACTACCATGACAGACCGGGAGCGCGCGGGTGACGGCGGGCAGGGCGGTCGGGCAACCATCAAGAGCCTGGAGACGACGTTCACCATCGTGGAATCGCTGCAGGAGCTCGGCGGCGGTCGGCTGACGGAGCTCGCGACGCACACGGGAATCTCGAAGAGCACGGTGCACAAGCATCTCGCGACGCTCGTCGAGCAGGGGTACGTCGTGAAGGAGGGCGACGACTACCGGCTCGGCTTCAAGTTCCTCGACGTCGGCGGGCACGCGCGCGCCGAGTTCCTCGGGACGGACATCATCAAGCCGAAGATGCAGGAGTTAGCGGAGAAAACGAGCGAGACGGCGCAGTTCATGACGGAGGAACGCGGCCGTGCGGTCGTCCTCTATCGCGAGGCGGGCCGAAAGAGCGTGCCGTCGCGCACGCGCACGGGGAAGCACATGTATCTCCACCAGACGGCGTCGGGGAAGGCCATCCTCTCCGGCCTGCCGGACGAGCGCGTGCACGAGATTCTCGACGAGCGCGGGCTGCCGCGGGCGACGGAGTCCACTATCACGGACCGGGAGGCGCTCCTCGAGGAGCTCGCGGAGATTCGCGAGACCGGCATCTCGTACAGTTACGGCGAGAGCACGAAGGGGCTCTACGCCGTCGCCGCGCCGATGTACTCGCCCGACGACACGGTGCTCGGCGCGTGCGCGGTCTCGGGGCCGAGCCACCGGATGCGGGGCGAACCGATGAGCGAGGAACTCCCGAGCATCATTCTCAGCATCGTGAACGAGATCGAACTGAACATCGCCCACGCCTGACCGACGTTTCGTATCGAGAAACGTCCGGCGGGCATCATTTCTTACAATTGTACTCCCGTAAAGCAATTCGGTCGGCGTCGACGCCGAGGCCACACGGCGAGGAGAGCCGGCGGCGTCGAGCAGGAACGTTTATTACAGATCGAGAAGAATAATGAGTGCCGAGAGTCTTCTGAACCCCGATTTTTTCTCGATAGTCGGGAGACAGGGGCATCGTTTTGTAAGTGGCCGTCCAACGGCGGGGTATGGCCGCAGGGACGATAGCCCAGCAGGTGCTATCAGCGCACGCTTCGCGAGACGACACGCCGTCGGCCGGTGAACACGTCACCGTCCGACCGGACTGGATACTCTGCCACGACATCTCCGCGTACTCGGGGATGGAGCGGATGGGCGAGCTCGGCTACACCGAAATCGCGCATCCGGAGGACGTCATCATGGTCTTCGACCACTACGTGCCGTCGCCGAACGAGCGCATCAGCACGCAGATGAACCAGCTCTCCGAGTGGGCGGACGCGCAGGGCATCGAGCACTTCTTCCGGTCCGGGAACGGCATCAGCCACAACATCATGAACGAGCAGGGGTACTCCCTGCCCGGTTCTCTCATTCTGGGCGCGGACTCCCACACCGTCACGCACGGGGCGTTCGGGTCGTTCGCGACCGGTATCGGACACACCGACCTCGGCGAAGTGCTCGGGTCGGGCGAGCTCTGGCTGAAGGTGCCGGAGACGCAGAAAGTCACGGTGGAAGGGATGCTCCCGGACGGCGTCGGGGCGAAGGACCTCGCGCTCGCGATGATGCGGGAGTTCACGACGACGGGCGCGATCTACGACTCCGTGGAGTTCTACGGTGAGGCGGTGGAGAACCTCGAGATGCACGAGCGCCACACCCTCTCGAACATCACGGTCGAGATGGGGGCGATGGCGGGTATCGTCCCACCGGACGAAGTGACCGAAGAACACCTCGACGGCGTCGCCGTGCGCGACTACACGCCGGTCACGGCGAGCGCGGACGCGACGTACAGCCGGGAGCGCCGAGTGGACGCGAGCGACCTCGAACCGCTCGTCGCCGCGCCCGCCGCCGTCGACAACGTCTCGCCCGTCACCGACCATGAAGGAACCGCCGTCGACCACGTCTTCGTCGGCACCTGCAACAACTCCAGCTGGGCGGACATCGAGGCGTTCGCCGACCTCATCGACGGCGAGACCATCGCCCCCGACACCGACCTCGTGGTGACGCCGGGGACGAAGGAGACGCTGAAGCAGATGAACAGCACGGGCGTCTCGAACGCGATTATGGACGCGGGCGGGATGGTCGGCACGCCCGGCTGTGGCTCCTGCTTCGGCGCGCACGGCGGCATCCTCGGCGAGAGCGACACCTGCGTCGGGACGATGAACCGCAACTTCCCCGGGCGGATGGGGCCGGGCGAGATCTACCTCGCCAGTCCGCAGACCGCCGCCGCCGCGGCACTCTACGGCGAGATTACGGACCCCCGGGAGGTGCGCTAGATGGAGCGCTCTGGGCACGCACGCCTCCTCCCCGACGACGTCGACACCGACCAGATCATCCCCGGCGAGTACCTGAACACGATCCCCGAAGACCAGCTCGGCGAGCACGTCCTCGAAGGCTACGACGCCGACTTCCCGGAGCGCGTCGCGGACGGCGACGTGCTGGTCGCGGGGAAGAACTTCGGGCTCGGGAGTTCGCGGGAGGCCGCGCCCATCGCCATCCGGAACGCCGGCGTCGCCGCGGTCGTCGCGGAGTCCTTCGCCCGCATCTTCTACCGGAACGCCATCAACGTCGGCCTCCCTATCGCCGTCGTCCCCGGAATCACCGAACACGTCTCCGAGGGCGACGTCGTCCGCGTCGACCTCACCGAGGGCCGCGTCGAGAACACGACGACGGGGAAATCGTTCTCCATCAGCCCGCTCCCCGACGACCTCACCGAAATCCTCGAAGCCGGCGGGCTCGTCCCGCTCCGCCAGCGACAGCGAACAGCGGAGCGAGAGGCAGGTCGAGGTGCGGGACGGAACGAAGAAGGCGAGTAGGCGTTAGTTCTCGGCTTCCCGGTCGGCGTAGCGGTCTTTCGCGGCGGCGTACTTCGCTTCGAGGGCTTCGACGTCGCCCATCTCGGTTATCTCGTCGCGTTCCTCCCACTCGACCATGCCGTCGAGGATGTTCTCCTGGCTGCGCTCGTCGATGAGCGTCTCGTAGGTGTCCTGGATGGTCTTCAGGGCGGCCTTGAAGGAGTCGGAGGGGTAGATGGCCATGTCGTAGCCGATGTCGGTGAGTTCCTCGGCGGGGATGGGCGGCGTCTTCCCCTTCGCGGCGAGGTTGGCGAGGAGCGGGCTCGGGGCCTCGCGGCAGACGCGCTCCATCTCCTCGCGCTCGGTCGGCGCTTCGACGAAGAGGACGTCCGCGCCCGCTTCCTTGTATAGTTGGGCGCGGCGGATGGCTTCGTCGAGGCCGTCGACGGCGAGCGCGTCGGTTCGCGCGATAACGAGGAAATCCTCGCTCTCGCGGGCGTCCGTCGCCGCCTCGATCTTCGCCGCGAACTCAGGTGCAGAGATGATGTCCTTGCCTTCGAAGTGCCCGCAGCGCTTCGGGAACGTCTGGTCCTCCAGCTGGATGGCGTTCGCGCCGGCGCGCTCGTACTCGCGGACCGTGCGGTAGGCGTTGAGTTCGTTGCCGTAGCCGGTGTCGCCGTCGACGATGAGGGGGACGTCGAGGACGCCGGCCATCTGACGGGCGCGCCGCGTCATCTCCGTCATCGTCGTCAGTCCGATATCGGGGCCGCCGTGGACGGAGGAGGAGACGCAGGAGCCGGACATGTACACGGCTTCTGCGCCCGCTTGCTGTGCCATTCGGGCGGTCAGCGCGTCCCACGCGCCGATCGCCATCAGTAACTCGTCACGCTCGATGAGCTCGCGAAGCGACGTCACGGGTGGAGAGTACGCGTGCGACACCAAAAACGTGCGCTTCTCGCGCGGAGAAGAAACGGAAGCGAAGCCGGGGTCAGTCGTCGGTGTGGCCGAGTTTCCGGCGGGTGTAGGGTTCGAGGCCGCCCTGGTCGACGAGGGACTGGAGGAAGTCGGGGAGGGGGTCGGCGTCGTGGGTTTCGCCGGTGGTGTGGTCGACGACGCGGCCGTCGCCGAGGTCGAGGTGGACCTCGTCGCCGTCGGCGATGCGGTCGGCGTCGGGGCAGACGAGGAGCGGGAGGCCGATGTTGATGGCGTTCCGGAAGAAGATGCGGGCGAAGGATCGGGCGACGACGCCGGAGACGCCCGCGCCCCGGAGGGCGACGGGGGCGTGTTCGCGGGAGGAGCCGCTGCCGAAGTTCTCGCCGGCGACGACGAAGTCGCCGGGTTCGACGCCCTCGGCGAAGTCGGGGCGGTGGTCGGCGAAGGCGTGCGCGCCGAGGTCGGCGGGGTCGCTGGAGACGAGGAAGCGCGAGGGGATGATCTGGTCGGTGTCGACGTCGTCGCCGAACGTCCAGGCGCGACCGGGAGTCACCGGGTCGCGGACGTCGCTCATGGCTGTGCCTCCGCGGGGGTGACGACGTCGTCGTCGTAGCGGGTCGTTTCGACCGTTCGCGGGTCGGTAATCTCGCCGTAGAGCGCGGACGCGCCGACGGTGGCGGGGCTGGCGAGGTAGACGCTGCTGTCCATGGAGCCTTCGCGGCCGGGGAAGTTCCGGTTCGCCGTGGCGAGGCAGACGTCGCCGTCGCCGAGGACGCCGTCGTGCGTGCCGAAACAGGGGCCGCAGCCCGCGCTCTGGACGATCGCGCCGGCGTCGACGAAGGTGTCGAAGACGCCGGTGTCCAGCATGCGGCGGTAGATCGCTTTCGAGGCGGGGACGACGACCATGCGCGTGCCGGGGGCGAGGGTCTCGCCGTCGAGGATGTCGGCGACGACGCGGACGTCCTCGTACCGGCCGTTCGTGCAGGTGCCGACGAAGAGCTGGTCGACGGGGGTGCCGGCGACCGCGTCGACGTCGACGGCGTTCTCGGGGTTCGAGGGCTTCGAGACCTGCGGCGCGAGGTCGGCGGCGTCGTAGGTGTGGACGGCGGCGTAGTCGGCGTCGTCGTCGGGCGCGAGAGAGACGTCGAAGCTCGATTCGGTGCGGCCGGTCTGGCGGGCGAGAAAGCGCGCGGTGCGCTCGTCGGGTTCGACGAGACCCGCCTTCCCGCCCATCTCGATGGCCATGTTCGAGAGGACGAGGCGCTCGTGAATCGGGAGGTCCTGAACGGCGGAGCCGCCGTACTCGGCCGCCCGGTAGGTCGCGCCGTCGAAGCCGACGTCGCCGATGAACCGGAGGATGAGGTCTTTCGCGTAGACGCCGTCCGGGAGCGTGCCCTCGACTTCGAAGCGCACGGAGTCGGGCACGCGGAACCAGAGGTCGCCGGTCGCCATGGCGGTGCCGAGGTCGGTGGAGCCGACGCCGGTGCCGAACGCGCCGAGGCCGCCGAAGGTCGTGGAGTGGGAGTCCGCGCCGACGACGAGGTCGCCGGGTTCGGCGAAGCCGTGCTCGACGAGGAGCTGGTGGCAGATGCCGTCGCCGACGTCGAACTGGACCGCGCCGAACTCGGCGGCGAAGTCGCGGACGGCGTTGTGGTTGTTCGCCGCCTGCACGCCGTCCGCGGGCGCGTGGTGGTCGATGGTGATGACGGTGTTCTCGGGGTCGGCGAGCGGGCCGTCGCCGTCGGTGACGCCGCGGAACACCTCGAAGGTGAGCGGGCCGGTGACGTCGTGCGTGAGCATCGCGTCGACTTCGGCTTCGACGTAGTCGCCCGCGCGGGCGTCGGTGTTCGACTTCTCGGAGAGTATCCGTTCGGCGAGTGTTTTTCCGGTCATGGCTCTGCGTCGCTGGCGACGGTGTCGAGGACGCGGCGGGCGGTGCCGCCCATGAGGACGTGGCTCGTCGCGCCGAGGTCGAGGCGGTCGCTGATCGAGTGGGCGACCGCTTCGGTCCGCTCGAAGTCGAGGCCCGTGTCGACGCCCGTCTCGGTGAGCATGTGCGCGAGGTCTTCTGTCGGTGTGTTCCCGACGCCGGAGAGGCCCTCGGGGAGGACGACGCCGCCGCCGAGCCCGCAGACGGAGGCGTCGAAGCGGTCGACGCCGCACTGCATCGCGGCGAGCGTGTTCGCGAGGCTCATCCCGTTCGTGTCGTGGAGGTGGAGGCCGGCGTCGACGCCGGGGTGGCGGTCGAAGACCTCGGTGAACATCGCGTCCACCTGCACGGGGTTCGCGAGCCCCATCGTCGTCGCGAGCGTCACTTCGTCGACGCCCGCCTCGACAACGCGGTCCACGACCTCGAGCGTGCGTTCCTGTGGGATGCGGCCCTCGTAGGGGCAGTAGAAGCTCGTTCCGATGCCGGCCTCCACGAGGACGTCCGTCCCCGCGGCGAGGTCGACGATTTGCTCGACTTCGTCGAGGATTTCGCTCGTGCTCATCGACTGGTTCTTCCGGCTGTACGACTCGCTCACGGTGACGAGCGCGTTCACCTTATCGACGCCGGCGTCGAGCGCGCGCTCCATCCCGACCGCGTTCGGGACGAGCGCGCGGTACGTCACGTCGTCGCGGCGCGTAATCCGCCGGGCGACTTCGTCGGCGTCCCGGAGGTTCGGCACGGCCTTCGGATGCGTGAAGGACGTGAACTCGATTTCGTCCACGCCGGTCGTCGCGAGGTCGTCGATGATGGAGGCTTTTTCGTCCGTTGGGACGAAGCGGTCGAGGCGCTGGAAGCCGTCGCGCGGCAGCATCTCGACGACGTGCACGGAGTCGGGCAGGTCGAGCATCTAGATCACCCCCTCGGATTCGAGGTCGCGCCGGGTTTCGGCGTCGTAGCCGAGGAAGTCGCCGTAGACGGCGTCGTTGTGCGCGCCGAGCGCCGGCCCGAGGTGGTCGACGCGGCCGGGCGTGTCACCGAACTTCGGGGTGACGCCCTGCACGAGGCCGGAGCCGAGGTCGTCGTCGTCGACGTCGACGACGGCGTCTCGCGCCCGATAGTGGGGGTCCTCGACGATATCGGCGACGTTGTAGATGGGCGCGATGGTCGCGCCCGTGTCCTCGAAGACGTCGAGGACGGTCTCGCGGTCGCGGTCGGCCATCCAGTCGGCGATGACGGCGTCGAGTTCCTCGACGTGTTCGACGCGTTTCTCGTTCGTCGCGAAGCGCGAGTCGTCCTTCAGGTCGGGGCGGTCGATGGCGTCGAAGACCCGCATCGCCGTCGGCTGCGTCGACGCGGAGACGGCGACGTACCGGCCGTCGCCCGTCTCGTAGACGTTCCGCGGCGCGCTCGACGTCGAGCGGTTCCCGGACCGGCGGTCGACGTCGCCGAGCTGGTCGTAGCGGAGCGGCTGCGGGCCGAGGATGGAGAAGATGGGTTCGATGAGGCTCGTGTCGACGACCTGTCCGCCGCCGCCGTTCACCTCGCGGTTCCAGAGCGCGAACATCACGGAGAACGTCGCGTACATCGCGGCGACGCCGTCCGCCAGCCCGGTCGGCGGGAGGAGGGGTTCGCGGTCCGGGAAGCCGTTGAGGAACGCGAAGCCGCTCATCGACTCGGCGAGCGTCCCGAACCCGGGGCGTTCCGCGTACGGGCCGGTCTGTCCGAACCCGGAGATGCGGCACGCGACGAGGTCCTCGTTCACCTCGTCGGTGAGGCGCTCGGGGTCGAGCCCCCAGCGTTCGAGCGTCCCCGGTCGGAAGTTCTCCACGAGGACGTCCGCCTCCCGGAGGAGGTCCTCGA
Encoded proteins:
- a CDS encoding 3-hydroxyacyl-CoA dehydrogenase family protein, which translates into the protein MQVAVIGAGSMGHGIAQVSAQAGHDVTLNDVDDERIQAGLDSIESNLQGGVDRGKVTEDERDAALDRLSGNADLEAAVADADLVVEAVPENMDLKKDIFEQVEEATGDETLIGSNTSSLSVTELASVLDDPTRAIGLHFFNPPHIMPLVEIVVAEQTSKATEDRAVGYVEGLEKEPVVVRDTAGFASSRLGVALGLEAIRMVEEGVASVEDIDTAMEEGYSHPMGPLELTDLVGLDVRLDIAEYLREELGERFKPPQELKRKVRAGKLGKKTGEGFYVWEDGEVVGVSGEVDE
- a CDS encoding enoyl-CoA hydratase/isomerase family protein produces the protein MSDSLAARSFETLQVDVGGDAERVATVTIDRPDARNALNGEVRTELKEAVKAAEDDDGVRVLVLTGNAEGGAFVAGADVTEFGDRDQFEQRRVSRRPRVYETVADATLPVIAAINGHALGGGCELAQACDIRIAKRGGKFGQPEINLGLIPGGGGTQRLPDLVGEGQALKLILSGELVDADEAREMGLVEEVHDEGEFEERVYDLAGGIAEKSPLALELAKESVRASSRMGRREGLDYESELFTSLFDTEDLQEGLDAFFEDREPEFTGE
- a CDS encoding acyl-CoA dehydrogenase family protein; translation: MIALDDEQRMVLDAIQQVAESEFAEKAFTWQGETPWENVELLAEQGFLGINIAEEYGGGGMSELEAMLTIEAVGEVCPDTAQFLYEQQMVAPRAVEMFGSDAVKDEYLPRVTGGETMIAVAISEPEAGSDVGSMTTEVTEEDGELVLNGEKTWVSSVPESAAAVVWTKFPEGLGTVLLDFEMDGVEVAEHYTNMSGATQTQFYMEDVTIPEENVLTRGPEAFKAQLKALNWERLGSATLGNAVARCAVDKALTYAEDREQFGQPIGEFQGMEWKFADMVKRLEASRALTYRAATTAVEQGRIPDRMETSIAKLYSAEMVEDVVSEALQVHGSNGYQQGHPLEYLYRMQRGRRIAAGTDEVQKNQIASVLQKQGLPDLA
- a CDS encoding IclR family transcriptional regulator, producing the protein MTDRERAGDGGQGGRATIKSLETTFTIVESLQELGGGRLTELATHTGISKSTVHKHLATLVEQGYVVKEGDDYRLGFKFLDVGGHARAEFLGTDIIKPKMQELAEKTSETAQFMTEERGRAVVLYREAGRKSVPSRTRTGKHMYLHQTASGKAILSGLPDERVHEILDERGLPRATESTITDREALLEELAEIRETGISYSYGESTKGLYAVAAPMYSPDDTVLGACAVSGPSHRMRGEPMSEELPSIILSIVNEIELNIAHA
- a CDS encoding aconitase/3-isopropylmalate dehydratase large subunit family protein translates to MAAGTIAQQVLSAHASRDDTPSAGEHVTVRPDWILCHDISAYSGMERMGELGYTEIAHPEDVIMVFDHYVPSPNERISTQMNQLSEWADAQGIEHFFRSGNGISHNIMNEQGYSLPGSLILGADSHTVTHGAFGSFATGIGHTDLGEVLGSGELWLKVPETQKVTVEGMLPDGVGAKDLALAMMREFTTTGAIYDSVEFYGEAVENLEMHERHTLSNITVEMGAMAGIVPPDEVTEEHLDGVAVRDYTPVTASADATYSRERRVDASDLEPLVAAPAAVDNVSPVTDHEGTAVDHVFVGTCNNSSWADIEAFADLIDGETIAPDTDLVVTPGTKETLKQMNSTGVSNAIMDAGGMVGTPGCGSCFGAHGGILGESDTCVGTMNRNFPGRMGPGEIYLASPQTAAAAALYGEITDPREVR
- a CDS encoding LeuD/DmdB family oxidoreductase small subunit yields the protein MERSGHARLLPDDVDTDQIIPGEYLNTIPEDQLGEHVLEGYDADFPERVADGDVLVAGKNFGLGSSREAAPIAIRNAGVAAVVAESFARIFYRNAINVGLPIAVVPGITEHVSEGDVVRVDLTEGRVENTTTGKSFSISPLPDDLTEILEAGGLVPLRQRQRTAEREAGRGAGRNEEGE
- a CDS encoding isocitrate lyase/PEP mutase family protein, which produces MTSLRELIERDELLMAIGAWDALTARMAQQAGAEAVYMSGSCVSSSVHGGPDIGLTTMTEMTRRARQMAGVLDVPLIVDGDTGYGNELNAYRTVREYERAGANAIQLEDQTFPKRCGHFEGKDIISAPEFAAKIEAATDARESEDFLVIARTDALAVDGLDEAIRRAQLYKEAGADVLFVEAPTEREEMERVCREAPSPLLANLAAKGKTPPIPAEELTDIGYDMAIYPSDSFKAALKTIQDTYETLIDERSQENILDGMVEWEERDEITEMGDVEALEAKYAAAKDRYADREAEN
- a CDS encoding 3-isopropylmalate dehydratase small subunit — translated: MSDVRDPVTPGRAWTFGDDVDTDQIIPSRFLVSSDPADLGAHAFADHRPDFAEGVEPGDFVVAGENFGSGSSREHAPVALRGAGVSGVVARSFARIFFRNAINIGLPLLVCPDADRIADGDEVHLDLGDGRVVDHTTGETHDADPLPDFLQSLVDQGGLEPYTRRKLGHTDD
- a CDS encoding 3-isopropylmalate dehydratase large subunit, which translates into the protein MTGKTLAERILSEKSNTDARAGDYVEAEVDAMLTHDVTGPLTFEVFRGVTDGDGPLADPENTVITIDHHAPADGVQAANNHNAVRDFAAEFGAVQFDVGDGICHQLLVEHGFAEPGDLVVGADSHSTTFGGLGAFGTGVGSTDLGTAMATGDLWFRVPDSVRFEVEGTLPDGVYAKDLILRFIGDVGFDGATYRAAEYGGSAVQDLPIHERLVLSNMAIEMGGKAGLVEPDERTARFLARQTGRTESSFDVSLAPDDDADYAAVHTYDAADLAPQVSKPSNPENAVDVDAVAGTPVDQLFVGTCTNGRYEDVRVVADILDGETLAPGTRMVVVPASKAIYRRMLDTGVFDTFVDAGAIVQSAGCGPCFGTHDGVLGDGDVCLATANRNFPGREGSMDSSVYLASPATVGASALYGEITDPRTVETTRYDDDVVTPAEAQP
- a CDS encoding hydroxymethylglutaryl-CoA lyase, yielding MLDLPDSVHVVEMLPRDGFQRLDRFVPTDEKASIIDDLATTGVDEIEFTSFTHPKAVPNLRDADEVARRITRRDDVTYRALVPNAVGMERALDAGVDKVNALVTVSESYSRKNQSMSTSEILDEVEQIVDLAAGTDVLVEAGIGTSFYCPYEGRIPQERTLEVVDRVVEAGVDEVTLATTMGLANPVQVDAMFTEVFDRHPGVDAGLHLHDTNGMSLANTLAAMQCGVDRFDASVCGLGGGVVLPEGLSGVGNTPTEDLAHMLTETGVDTGLDFERTEAVAHSISDRLDLGATSHVLMGGTARRVLDTVASDAEP
- a CDS encoding CaiB/BaiF CoA transferase family protein; this translates as MQTTTGTDGPLDGLVVVEAGTMISAGTVGRLLGDFGATVIKVEHPDGDHLRRFGPQKDGAGLWWKYLGRNKQSVTLDISTDAGRVVFEDLLREADVLVENFRPGTLERWGLDPERLTDEVNEDLVACRISGFGQTGPYAERPGFGTLAESMSGFAFLNGFPDREPLLPPTGLADGVAAMYATFSVMFALWNREVNGGGGQVVDTSLIEPIFSILGPQPLRYDQLGDVDRRSGNRSTSSAPRNVYETGDGRYVAVSASTQPTAMRVFDAIDRPDLKDDSRFATNEKRVEHVEELDAVIADWMADRDRETVLDVFEDTGATIAPIYNVADIVEDPHYRARDAVVDVDDDDLGSGLVQGVTPKFGDTPGRVDHLGPALGAHNDAVYGDFLGYDAETRRDLESEGVI